In Thermococcus profundus, the genomic stretch CCCGCTAGTGGCTTTTCTACCTTGATTTCATGACCCCTGCTAACTACCAAAATAACCCACGCCAAGAGGCTTATTAAAGGAACCCAGTGCAGAAGAACCTCCGGGGAATTCCTACCGAGATCCCTAAGAATCTTGTTAATTATAGAAAAGAATCCTGTAAAGAGAGTATATCTTCCACCCTGGGGAAGATATGTCTGCAAAATGTAATCTCTGGAAACAACAACTCCTAAGGGCACCTCAACCAGTGCTTTGGCCAATACAACAACAAACCCCAACTTCAGCTCGATCTTCCAATTTTTGAGAAGTATCACCAAAGTCTCCAAAACTTTGTGGGAATATTTGATATCGAGAATATAAACCGTTAGTCCCATCCACAATAGTAGAAAGAGGGCAGCGAAGTACTTGTGTCCCACTAGATTCACGGGGTGAACTCCCGGAAGTATTATTAAAAGTCGAACTATCCTGTCAGGATATACGGTGACTATTGAGATAACAGCAAGTGCGCCCAGGAGATATGCAAACAAGACTATAAAAATCTGCCTTGAGGTCAAAATTGAGTTCACCATTCCCTCAAAGTGATTCCAACTCTTTTTATTGAGAGATAGCACAATAACTAGATACAAGGAGATCAAAAATGGTATTATCGTGAACTTTGCAGTGCTCCCCAGCCCAGCCCAAAAGAGGGACAAATATGCATATTTCATGACTTTTTTCTTGAAATATTTAACGAAATAGTACATGGATAAGAGAGTGAAAAATTCTATAATCGTCTCATGGAGAACCAGGGAATTCATACGTATAAGCAGGGGATCCAGAGCCAACAGCGAAGCAAATGCAATACCAAGTTTATCATCCTTGAGTTCCCTTCCGATCAGGTAAGCAAGGAATATTGAGATCAAACCCACAAAGACAGAGAGAGTTCTTCCAACAATGTAACTGTCCCCGAAGAACCGGAGCCACAGAGCGAGAAGGTAATAATAGAGCGGTGGATGGACGGCATAGATATCCCTATATGGAAGATAACCGTGGTTTATCATACGAGCTATTAGAAGGTAAGTGCCCTCGTCATAGTCGGTGTATTCGTTCATTGTATAGAGGATCCCCCAAAGGCGGATTATCAGATAGCAAATCGTTATGATAGAGAAAAGTGCAAACTTCTTTTTCACGTTCCTCCCTCCAGTTTCATTCTGATAAATGCATAACCTGGATCTCCTTCAAGTTCAATTATGTAAAGGTTACCCTTCTTTAAGGGACATTCAAACCTCCAATATCCACCCTCCCTAATTTCACCTACCAGGTTTCCATTGATAAATACCTCGATTATTTGATTACCTTGTGGATAAAGTTCAACACCTATCCCTACATAATCCCTGTTAGGGACTACTGCTATAACAGCTCTCTTGGAACGCGTTAAGACGATATCCCATTTTTCAAATTTTATTCCATGTATGATCACAGGATGCCTAAGCAAAAACCCATAAGAGAGATATCTCCAGTCGTTTATGTTCGAAGCCTGTATTTCATCTTTGTTTATTGTATAGTACTGATAAAGAGAAAGGGGATACATTCCAACTTTATCGGATCTATTTGAAAGATTGAAAATCCATATGTTATCATTGAAATAAATCACCTGATATTTCTGGGCGATCTCCCACGGATTAATTGGATTTATCCGAATGTCCCCGTATCCACGAGAGTCCACGTAGAGAATCCCATCCTTATATTCTTGTATCTCACTCATATTCTCAACCATGATAAGATTTTTTTCTGGGAGATATACTTTAATCCAAGTTCCGGAATCATAGAATTTTGGCACAACTATTGTTTCAGGATCAGTCTGCTCTATAAATTCATAAGCTTTTATTGTGTCACTGGTTATCTCTGTTGCCATTTCAAAGGAGAAGTTCCATAGATTTACATAGAAAGCAGGGAGAATGAGAAGAAGCGCGAGTGATACCATCACGATTTTTGGGTGCATGAACAGGCGTTCTATATATTTTAAGGTGAAATAAAGTCCAGTACCCCCAATTATTGGGATTATGGGAGTTATGAGAACATATACCCGCTCGGAACTCCAAATTCCAGAATAAAAGGGGATTGGAATGTGGAATGCTATTTTATTGAACACAAGAAACAGGAGATAGAACACTGTTGCAATTAATGCTTGAAGGGAATAAGTGCCATGTTTTATTCCATAAATCATTCCCACGACAAAAAACAATCCAAGAATAACCTGCCATTCATCAAAGAACGTATACTTGAGAATTCCAGCAACCCAAGAGATGCTATCTTTAAATGCATACTGGGAAGCGTTAAAGAACGCAACGTGCCGCATGGGGTTTACTCTAATAGGATATTCAAGGGTGTAATACGCCAAGAAACTTCCCACGACCTGCAAAATAGAAATCTCCAGAACTCTCGTATCTATCTTCTTTCGTTTTAAAGAGGTCAACAGAACTACAAATGTAGCATATGCCACAAATGCAAGGTACACGTAGGGGTGGATCATCAAAACAGCTGAGATAACCACCAGAGACAAAAGTATATTCCTTCTCTCTGGGGTTTCAATTGTCATATTGTACAAGGAAACTGCTGCAAGGAACATGTAATAGTTCAAGAACTGGTGAAAAAGGGAATAATTGAGATAGTAGTAGTAAAGAGACGAGATGGGAGCTAAAATTGAAGAGAACACTGCTATTTTAGTGTCCTTAAAGACACTCCACGCAGCAGCGTATGTTCCAAGTGGGATGAAGATCCATGTGTAAATTTTCAGTATTAACATAGCCTTTGCTACTGTTATGCCCGTAGCCCCACTTAGGAAAGCTACGATTGAATGATATCCCGATGGATATGCAATTATGTCATCAAACCCTGAGGGCACATTTTTTATGAAAAGGGTGTTTTCCATCAGAATTTCCAGAGATTTATACGCATGAAATACTGCATCCGGACGAGAAACTCCCGCAGGGTATGTCGGAACTTCAAAAAATGGGATTTTGATCCCAAATGATAAAAGCAAGGATATACCCACCCCGCTGATCGCAAATATAGATACATCCCTCCTTACCTTAACAGGATGTACCAGAAGAGATATAACGATCACTAAAAATGCTAGAATTGGATAAGCAAGGCGTAATGATAATCTGAGCCAACTAAGGATATGTATTAGAAATATTGTAACTCCAAGACCAACAGCAGGTGAAATGGAAAATTTGGAAATGGAATCTAAATCTTTTATATTTCTCACGAGCATAAAGCCCAGATAGCAGGGGAGTAGTAAAGTCAAATGAGGTTCAAGCTTGGATATAACAACTACAGATAGTGCCAGTACTACATTCAGCGCCTTTGTTCTTCGCTCCTTCATATAACCAGCACCTCTTATTGATCTCCCCTCCCGTGGTGAGTCTATCGATGCTTATAACTTTGACTTTCACCAAAACAAGAAAAGGCTTTTATTATTGAGAACAACATTTTAAAGGGTGATCCACATGGGCTTCCTGTCATTTGGATCGAAGAGCGGCAAGGTCAAAAAGATGCTCGAGGGCAACCAGTTCCAGCTCGTTGTTGAGGAAGCATTGAAGGACAAGAAAACCAGAAACGCCCTGTTTGAACTTCTGGACGATGTCAACCCGGGTGTTGTTGGCGACGCCCTTTTGGCAATAACTACCATCCTCGATACAAAAAAGGACGTTCTGAAGAATCATCTAAAAGAAGAGGAGTTCAAACGTCTCATCAAATTGATAGAATCCAGCAACCCGTACGTTAGGGAGAACGCGATGATACTCGCCTACTCAATAGTCAGGCATTACCCCTCGTTTGTATCAAGGTACAGGAAGATGATACAGGAAGAGATACGCAAGCTCCTCGCCGAAGGAGATAAAAACCAGAAGGGCTTCGTACTAGTTATAATCGGCGAGCTGGGATTGAAAGAACTCGAACCGGACGTTAAGTCTCTCGTAGGCGTTGAGGACAAGGTTATCCTTCCCTTTGAGGGCAAGAAGTGGGTCAAGCTGGGCGACATCGCCAGCGAAACCCTCGAAAAGCTCTCCGGTGTTTAGCGATGCTTAACCTTCTGATATTTTTACTCCTTCTAGTACTCGTCGGATACGCGGTAGTGAAGCTGACCTTCATGATCCTCAAATGGCTGGCGGTGAACACGCTAACCGGCCTTCTGCTCATAGGGATCCTCAACTACCTCCACATCACCCACGTTCAGGTCAACCTTTTGAACATCCTCATAATCGCCGTCGGCGGAATCCCGGGCGTCTTTATAGTCATCCTGCTTTCCCTTCTCTAGCTCCAAACCTTTATAAATCCCCTTTTCGTGCCTATCTCAGCGAGAGAAGTTAGGGGTGATGTTCATGTCTCACAAGTCAGCAGAAATGTACGAGCTCAAGAAAAAGGTCGAGGAGCTGAAGGGCTATCGAGGTCGTGCAACCGAGCTTGTGAGCCTCTACATCCCGGACGGCTACGACATCAACAAGGTCATGCAGCAGCTTCGAGAGGAGTACGGGACGGCGCAGAACATCAAGAGCAAGTCCACGCGAAAGAACGTTTTGGGTGCTCTAGAAAGGGCCATGCAGCACCTCAAACTCTACAGACAGACCCCAAAGAACGGTCTGGCCCTCTTCGTTGGAAACGTCAGCGAGCAGGAGGGTGTGAGCGATATAAGGCTCTGGGCTATAGTCCCGCCGGAGCCGCTTAAGGTTCGCCTCTACCGATGCGACCAGACATTCGTCACCGAGCCCCTCGAGGAGATGCTTCGAGTTAAGGACGCCTACGGCCTGATAACAGTAGAGAAGAACGACGCCACCATAGGACTCCTCCGAGGGAAGAGAATAGAACTCATAGACGAGCTCCACTCCACCGTTCCAGGTAAGACAAGGGCCGGTGGTCAGTCTGCGAGACGTTACGAGCGCATTAGGGAGCAGGAGACCCACGAGTTCATGAAGAGGATAGCCGAACACGCGAACAACGCTTTCCTCCCGCTCCTTGAGAAGGGAGAACTCAGGGGCATAATCATCGGCGGTCCCGGGCCAACAAAAGAAGAGTTCGTCGAGAAGGGCTACCTCCACCACGAGCTCCAGAAGAAGATAATCGGCGTCGTCGATATAAGCTACAGCGGCGAGTACGGCCTCAAGGAGCTGGTGGAGAAGGCGAGCGACATACTCAAGGATCACGAGGCCATCAAGGAGCGCCACCTCATCCAGGAGTTCTTCAGGCACCTCGTTAAAGACACCGGAATGATAACCTACGGTGAGAAAGAAGTTAGAAACGCCCTCGAGCTCGGGGCGGTTGATACCCTTCTCATCAGCGAGGGCTACGACAGGGTTCGCGTAAGAGCGAAATGCAACAACTGCGGTTGGGAAGAGGTAAAGACCATGAGCGAGCAGGAGTTCCACATTTACAAGAAGAGGCTTACGCACTGCCCGAAGTGCGGCAGCCAGAACATCAGCTTCGAGAAGTGGGACGTGGCAGAGGAGCTCATAAAGATGGCAGAGGAAGCCGGTTCAAACGTCGAGATAATATCCCTCGACACGGAAGAGGGCCAGCAGTTCTACAAGGCCTTTGGAGGAATAGCCGCCTTCCTGAGGTACAAGATAAGGTGACGCCTTTCGTTTTATTTATACGCGTCTTCCCTCTTCTTCAACCGGTGTATTAAAATCAGACGCTTATTCCAGTTTACAGAGTATACGACGCGGTACTCGCCCAATCTAGCCCTGTAAATGTCCAGGTCACCAGTTCCCTTGAGCTTTGCGATGTCGAACCTATCCCTCGGAACTGCCTCATATCTCAAGGCATCCCTGAGTTCCAAAAATTTCCGACGGTAGGACGTGGGAAGTGATCTTAAAGCCTTAACAACATCTTTTTTGACCTTTGACATCAAACGTCATTCGCCGTCCTCCAGAAGGGCATCGAGTTCGTCAGCGTCGACCCACTCCTCCTCGTTGAATTCCCGTGCCTCTACCTCGATTTCTTCCAGTTCTTTTCCAGAGAGCTCATCCTTGACAATGGGAACCAAAAGATCCTCTAATCGTTGAATTTCCCTCTTGAGGCGCTCAAGCTCACTAAGGACGTAGTCAATGCTCACTTTCTCAGCGTTCTCCATCTTCTCACCATGTCAAAATTTGGAAATGGCCTATTTGTAGTTTTCGATTACTGGTCTAGCATTCAGCCCAGCACCTCCTCAATGAGTCTCCTTATCTCCTCTTTCGTTTCTTCTCCATCTACAACGTAGGGGGGCCTGAGGACGGGCTTTATTGAAAAGCCCCTTATGCTCATGGCGAGCTTTATGGCGGAGCCGAAGGAGGAGGCCAGGTCGTAGACCTTTGAAAGCTTCGCGAGCTTCTTCGCGTACTCAAAGGCCTCCTCAAAGCGCTTCTCGTTGAAGGCCCTGTAGAGGCGGACGTGGAGCTCAGGGGCAAAGTTAGCGCACGCCATTATTCCGCCGTCGCCGCCGAGGATCAGCGTGTTGAGGAAGTGCTGGTCGAGGCCGGTAAAGACTTTGAAGTCCTTTCTTTCGCCCTTGATCTCAAGAACAACGTCTCTGACGTGGTTTATGCTGTCTATCGTCTCTTTCACACCTGCGATGTTTGGATACTCCAGAGCCAGGTTCCTTATGAGGGAGACGCTCAGCGGGTTTGCGCATGAGGGGATGTTGTAGAGTATAATAGGAATATCGGTTTTCTCGGCCACCATCGAGTAGTGCTTGAAGAGGGCCTCCTCTTTGAGCGGGCAGTAATAGGGCGGTGCTATGACCGCGTAGTCCGCTCCGATGTCCTGGGCGTGCTTTGTGAGTTCGATCACTTCGAACGTGTTCGATGAGGCGGTGCCGACGAGGTAGAAAGTGGAGCTTACAAGCTCACGGCCTTTTTCGGCCAAAAACTTTCTCTCCTCTTTGCTGAGGCTCGTGAACTCTCCGGTCGTCGCGTTTATGAATATTCCGTGGACTCCGACCTTTTGAAGGTAGTCGACGTGCTCTTCAAGGGCTGGCAGGTCTATCGAGTAGTCCTCGTTGAAAGGAGTTACGAGAGGCACAATTACACCGCGCATGAAATCACCAGTGGGAATACGTCAAAGGAGTATTTTAGGGTTAGGATGGGAAAATACCTTACAGAAAACCTTAAGTATCGGTACCGATACTTGGTATCGGGGGCGATACTTAATGCTGTTTGATCCAAGGCCGAAAGAGAGGCGGGAGGAAATCTTTGATAGGGAGAAGGAACTGGAGAAAATACTCAACGGAATGAATGAGTATCCGATAAGCCTCATCATTGGAATCAGACGTGTGGGGAAAAGTTCCCTGTTAAAAGTTGCCCTGAACGAGTATTCTGGTGTTGGAATCTACATAGACACCCGTCGCCTCTATTCCTCCGGTAGCGGCAGCATAAGCTCAGCCACGCTCGTTGACGAGATAACTAGGATACTCCTCGGGAAGGGCAGGGTTGGTTTCCTTAGGGGCATCAAGGTTGAGGGGGTAAGCTTTGCCGGTCTCCACTTAAAACCCCGCGAATCAAGCTGGATTGACGTTCTGGACGGGCTTGAGCAGCTTGGGAGAAAAACTGGAGAGAAAGTGGTTATCGCCTTTGATGAGGCCCAGTACCTCCGCTTTTTTGGCTCTAGAGGGGGTAAAGACTTCCTCGCTGGAGTGGCTTATGCATACGATTCGCTTCCAAACGTTAGCTTTATATTCACGGGTTCCGAGGTGGGGCTCCTCCACGACTTCGTTGGAATCGACGACTATTCCAGCCCCCTCTACGGCAGAATATCAGAGGAAGTTGAGATAAAACCGTTCTCCAGGGAGCTCTCAGAGGAGTTCCTGAGGAGGGGATTCGAGGAGGTTGGACTTAAAGTCCCTGAAGAAGAGATAATACTGGCAGTAGACAGCCTCGATGGTATCCCAGGATGGCTTGTGGAATTCGGCTTCAATTACTGGAAGAAGGGGAGCTTCAAGGCGGCTATGGAAGCGACCATGAATAGGGCAAAGGCAATGATAAAGGAGGAACTCTTTGAGCTGGAGAAGCGCTCTCCCCGCTACGCTTTGATTCTAAAGGCAATCTCAATTGGGCTTTCAAGGTGGTCTCAGATAAAAGACTACGTGGAAGCTAAAGGCGGTCCCGTGACCAATGCGCGCCTCAACAGCCTTCTCGTGAACCTGGAGAAAATGGGCTGGATAAAGAAGGAGAAAGGCCGCTACCTGATGGTAGACCCCGTTGTGGAAAAAGTGGTTAGAGAGGACTGATCACATCCTCTCCGGGGCCTCAATGCCGAGAACCTCAAGCCCGTTCCTGAGGACCTGCTTGACAGCCAGGACAAGGAGCAGGCGCTCCTCCCTGATTCCCTCCTCCGCCTTCAGTACTGGGTGATCCATGTAGAACTTGTTGAAGAAGCTCGCGAGGTCGTTGAGGTACGCTGGAATAAGGTGCGGCTTAACGTCCTTCCCAGCATTCTGAAGAACCTCCGGGAACTTCGCGAGGAGCTTGATGAGCTCCTTCTCCCTGCTGGTCAGCTTTGAGAAGTCCGCCCTCTCAAGCAGGGCCTTCCAGTCCGTTTCTATCCCGCTCTCTCCTGCCTTTCTGAGTATTGAGGCGCAACGGGCGTGAGCGTACTGGAGGTACGGTGCACTGTCGCCCTCGAAGTTCAGCACATCATCCCAACGGAAGGTGATTATCTTGTCCGGACTGTACTTGACGAGGTTGTAGCGGACGGCTCCGACGCCAACGGCCTCGGCTATCTCGTTCTTCTCCTCGTCGCTTAAGCTGGGGTTCTTCTGCTCAACGAGCTCCCTCGCCCTCTGGACGGCCTCGTTGAGGACCTCATCGACGGTGAAGCCGACCCACGTTCCCTTCCTTCCTGAGAATGAGCCTTCAGGCCTAACAACGTGCTCGTAGGCAAGATGGTGGAAGTTCTCGGCGGCATCTTCAAATCCCAAGAGCTGGAGAGCATATTTTATCGCCATCTGCGGGTGCTTCTGCTCGGCACCGATGACATTGATGACTATATCTGCCCTCCCGAACTTACCAGGCATCTCCTTCCCATCTGGAGCAGTCGTCCAGGTCTCGTGGTCCTCTTTCTTGTCCCAGGGTTTGTAGAGCATATCGGCACTCACCTTACCAAACTTCCAGAGGTGGTAGGCTATGTCCTTGCCCGTGTAGGTTGCCGTCCCGTCGCTCCTCTTGAGAACGAGGAAGGGGTTCTTCATGTCAGGGAAGAGCTTCCTGAGATCCATCACGAAGGCTCCCTTATACTTGCCCTCCGTAGCCCAGAAGAAGTTCTCGTTCTTCTCTATCAGCTCGTATGCTTCTCCGAAGATGCCGCTCTTCATTATGTCGCTCTCCCAGCTGAGGAGGTCGTAGGCTATGCCCATGCGGTAAGTAGTGAGCATCTGCGCCCTAACGACGCGCTCAGCGAGCTTCCTCCCGGTTTCCGCTATCTCGTTGTTGCCCTCTTCGAGCTTCTTCATCAGCTCGCGGACTTCCTTATCAACCTCTGGATCCTCCTCGAGCCTCTTGTTCACCTCGACGTAGAGCAGGCCCATCACGTGGTCTATGAAGTCCTCCTTCAGGCCCTTCCCCCAGAGCTCACTCTCTATCTTCTCGAACTCTTCCTTCAGGTTGAGGTAGCCCCAGAGAACCTGGGCGAACTGGACGCCGAGGTCGTCTATGTAGTTCTGGACTTCAACGGTGTAGCCGAGCTTCCCCATAATCCTCGCCATAGTGTCGCCGAGAACTGAGTTCCTAGCGTGTCCCATGTGGAGCGGCTTCGTCGGGTTCACAGAGGTGTGTTCAACTATGACCTTCTTTCCAGCCCCGATTTCGCTCTCGCCGTATTTCTCGCCCTTCTCGAGTATCTCACCAACGAGCTCCCTTCCAAACCTGCCGTAATCGAGGTAGAAGTTTATGTAGCCGTTCACGGCTTTGACGTCCGCTACTTCTTCCGGAAGCCTTCCCTTCAGCCTCTCGACTATTTCCTCTGCTATGAGCTTCGGGGCCCTCCTGAAGACCCTCGCCAGCTGAAATGAAACTGTGGTCGCGAAATCCCCAAGCTCGATGCTTGGCGTTTCATCGAAGATTATCTCACCGTTCCATTCCCTTCCAGCTTCGGTGAGCATCTCATCAAGCGTTTCTTGGAGGATGAGCTTTACACGTTCCTTAACTTCCACATAACCCATTTACACCACCGCTCCCACTTGGGCCCAACCTTTAAAAACTTCTCCCGCGGATTTACTATGGAGGTGAGTGGGATGAAACACCACGTCGGCGAGCACAAGGCTAGGAAGGGCCTCATAAGGATCGAATTTGATGAGGAGAACGGCGTTGCGGAGCACGTTAAGATCACCGGCGACTTCTTCATGCATCCCGAGGAGGCCGTCCACGATCTAGAGGAGAAGCTAGAGGGACACAGAATTGAAGAGCTTGAGGCCGTTATGGACGAGTTCTTTGCAATGAGGATGGACGTTGAAATGCCCTACGTGAACGTCGAGGACTTCAAGATAGCCCTCAAAAAGGCATTAGAAGGGTGAAAACAGTGATATTCACGTCACCCGACGCCAGGGAGAGGGCAAAGGAGCATTTCATACTTTTAACCGCCGGTTTTACCGCCGCCGCTATCCTCGGGGCGGTTGTGGCCCTGGCAATGCCCGAAATGTCCCTTAGAATCTTTAGGGACATAGGGAGGTCAATAGCGAACAAAGTGAGAGCAGACAGTCCGCTTCACACGTTCGCGTCAATCTACATAAACAACCTAAGCGTTGCAACCTCAGCCTACGCCCTGGGCATCATCTTTGGAATCGTGCCGTGGATCGTCATTTTGACGAACGGCTTCATCCTCGGGCTTGTGCTGGCAATTGTAATCTCAAACGACTTCCTGAGTCCGACACAGGCGGTCCTTGCCATCCTGCCCCACGGAATACTGGAGATACCAGCTATAATACTCTCCGCCACAGCCGGGATAATGCTCTACAGGGGGACCCTAAAGAAAGAGGGGAGGGACGTGGTTTACTCATCCCTCAGGGTGTACGCACTCTCGGCGGTGATGCTGCTCTTCGCGGCCTTCGTAGAGGCGTACGTAACGCCGGCGGTGGCGGGCGTCTGAACTCGAACTCACACTGGCGTTCCTATGTAGATCCCGTGCCTCGTCCTGACTATCTTTACTTTTACCCTATCTCCAACCTTAGCGTCGGTGTTTATGACCTCTATTAGCCTGTTCCTGGCCTTCGCTATCATCTCACCCTTTATCCTTCCGGGCAGAACGATCTCCGCCTTCACGACCTCCCCGGGCCTGAAGGCCAGGGGGATGAACTCGCGCTTCTCCATACCGAAGTGCTTGGGCTTCAAAACTAGGGGCCTCATACCGGTTTTCTCCTCCAGCGAGCGGAGCCAGGCATAGAACTCCTTGAACGGGATCACACGGGCTATAGTAGGATTCCTGCCGAACTTGTAAGGGACGTAGTTCTGGAAGCCGAGGGCAGGCCAGCGTTTTCCAGCGCCGATCTTCCTCGCGAACTCTATGAAAGCCTCCGCCTCGTCGTCGTTTACCCCGAAGATTATGACGGGAGCTATAAGGACGTCTATCCCAGCGTTTACCAGGGCTTCAGCCATCTCCAAGACGTGCTCCAAATCGTAGTCCTTTCTTCCCATCAGCATCTTCGCCTTGTCAGGATCAAGGGAGTGCACCGAGAGGTTCACCCTATCCAAACCAGCCTCGGCCAGCTCCTCTACCAGCCTGTCGGTCAACAGCGTTCCGTTGCTCTGCATGGAAATTACTGAGACGTTGGGATGCTCTTTCAAAGCCTGCACTAACTCGACTCGGAAAGGGTATATGAGAGGCTCGCCCTGACCGTCAAGATGAGCCTCAAGTCCCTTCCCCTTTATTCTGGCGACTTCGTCGAACCACTTCACCAGGTAGTCTATATCAACGACGTAGTCGAGCTTTCTCGTTCTGGAATA encodes the following:
- a CDS encoding radical SAM protein, with product MIEVRFPNSRFEDHGDLVRLIWRDTLYADFEKGEIERAIRRKFRVSPEIGVRDGSLVVDTDYEKIEPFLAIYIQNNLGARLRNRYTGRKILYIHEGLDIPLLGYNAFGLIDRGTNLIQVRGVSGCNLSCVFCSVDEGPYSRTRKLDYVVDIDYLVKWFDEVARIKGKGLEAHLDGQGEPLIYPFRVELVQALKEHPNVSVISMQSNGTLLTDRLVEELAEAGLDRVNLSVHSLDPDKAKMLMGRKDYDLEHVLEMAEALVNAGIDVLIAPVIIFGVNDDEAEAFIEFARKIGAGKRWPALGFQNYVPYKFGRNPTIARVIPFKEFYAWLRSLEEKTGMRPLVLKPKHFGMEKREFIPLAFRPGEVVKAEIVLPGRIKGEMIAKARNRLIEVINTDAKVGDRVKVKIVRTRHGIYIGTPV